One window from the genome of Bacteroidota bacterium encodes:
- a CDS encoding phage major capsid protein → MKLIKRELQIESKMDEDYILDFSVASDAPISMSFGVEVLTMDTVSVQLERLRTAGNIVFNHDADEVVGKILDAYIEDGKLRVKAKFSQNSEYFPMIADGTLTSVSLGYIVHKYEDRDGILYAKSWTPYEVSIVSIPADITVGIGRSMEVEKKEQKITKIEIIKEELKMENINYRDLGKQYGLNESDINFAERSNLSTEQFQNLVIERLQSKPVNTKNFEPELSAKEIRTYDISKAILSKVKGQLVDAGFELEVSREIEKLTGRTTSGIFIPAQVLANRNMTVGGGHVGADFVATVNANEYLGYAFNQTLGAQIGVRYLPGLTSNLTVPKVTSAAAFSWVGETGEIALSNVSGSQVTLSPKRGGSSTSYSLQLLKQSTPTLNQWLMENINSAVAVGMDNAIFNGSGNSNQPTGVLNAGITSISGSSFSYATALSFPSTVAVANRLGGNLYFVANPTTAATLKARAKETGYPTYVLSEDGMMAGYKVFESNQIGSSTVIFGDFSKVLVGQFGGVEMVIDEYTQARSGLVVLTTQVLMDVATLDTNAFAKSTTVS, encoded by the coding sequence ATGAAATTAATAAAAAGAGAACTACAAATTGAATCTAAAATGGATGAAGATTACATACTGGATTTTTCAGTTGCATCCGATGCTCCCATATCAATGTCGTTTGGTGTGGAAGTTTTAACTATGGACACCGTAAGTGTTCAATTGGAAAGATTAAGAACTGCTGGTAATATAGTGTTCAATCACGATGCAGATGAAGTAGTTGGAAAAATACTGGATGCATATATAGAGGATGGAAAACTGAGAGTGAAAGCAAAATTTTCACAAAATAGTGAGTATTTCCCTATGATTGCAGACGGAACATTAACATCTGTGTCTTTAGGATACATTGTGCATAAGTATGAAGATAGAGACGGCATATTATATGCAAAATCTTGGACACCCTATGAAGTATCTATCGTATCAATCCCTGCTGATATTACAGTGGGAATAGGTCGGAGCATGGAAGTTGAAAAAAAAGAACAAAAAATAACAAAAATTGAAATAATCAAAGAGGAATTAAAAATGGAAAATATAAACTATAGAGACTTAGGAAAACAATATGGTTTGAATGAGTCAGATATAAATTTTGCTGAGAGATCGAATCTTTCAACTGAACAGTTTCAAAATCTAGTAATTGAAAGATTACAGAGTAAACCAGTAAACACTAAAAATTTTGAACCTGAATTGAGTGCAAAGGAAATAAGAACTTATGACATCTCAAAAGCAATTTTGAGTAAAGTAAAAGGTCAATTAGTGGATGCAGGATTTGAATTGGAAGTGTCCAGAGAGATTGAAAAATTAACTGGTAGAACAACTAGCGGTATCTTCATTCCTGCACAAGTTCTCGCTAATCGTAATATGACTGTTGGCGGTGGACATGTTGGTGCAGATTTTGTTGCAACTGTAAACGCAAACGAGTATTTAGGATATGCATTTAATCAGACTTTAGGTGCACAGATTGGTGTAAGATACCTGCCTGGGTTAACATCTAACCTTACCGTTCCTAAAGTTACATCTGCTGCTGCTTTCAGTTGGGTAGGGGAAACTGGTGAAATTGCACTGTCTAATGTATCTGGTTCACAGGTAACATTGTCACCAAAAAGAGGTGGATCATCTACATCATATTCACTTCAACTGTTAAAACAATCCACACCTACATTAAACCAATGGTTAATGGAAAACATAAATAGTGCAGTAGCTGTTGGTATGGATAATGCAATATTTAATGGCTCAGGAAACAGCAATCAACCTACTGGTGTGCTTAATGCAGGAATTACAAGTATATCTGGTTCAAGTTTCAGCTATGCAACTGCTTTAAGTTTCCCATCAACAGTGGCTGTTGCAAACAGACTTGGTGGAAACTTGTATTTTGTTGCTAATCCAACTACTGCTGCAACTTTGAAAGCAAGAGCAAAGGAAACTGGATATCCAACTTATGTTTTAAGCGAAGATGGCATGATGGCTGGTTACAAGGTGTTTGAATCTAACCAAATAGGTTCATCAACTGTAATTTTTGGAGACTTTAGTAAAGTTCTCGTTGGACAGTTTGGTGGAGTTGAAATGGTGATTGATGAGTACACACAAGCAAGATCAGGTTTAGTAGTTCTTACTACACAGGTCTTAATGGATGTTGCAACATTGGATACCAATGCATTTGCAAAAAGTACAACTGTATCTTAG
- a CDS encoding phage portal protein: MGLIQNFRKMFIKEPEQKPDMFQRNFFEFLKNQQLNSDWQVIVDSTGDGNFKYDVPTLRAKARDLEINNAYASAFFENMEKNVIGKSGFNLQLRIQNADSTPDTYANSLIENSFFKWSKNCTVDGQTSWVELQNIILRSMLRDGEIFIHMVTSNDNPYGMMLQIIEADYVDYQKNETLINGSYIRHGIEYNRYHAPVAVYVSIFPPDANREHLNCPTEYVRIPMANMLHIFKKNRVSQGRGYSWMASAIHRLRMLNSIDEASLTNIRVAASKMGFITKAGASVAEYTGAQTDFNGNFVKSVEPGEIEVLPEGYSFEQFNPAFPDASIDAFIKHMLRSIATALGVSYGSLTMDLSDFSYSSGRIGVDLERDSYRKLQTLLTEKFYNPVFERWLVSALASNSLSPLPFQKLDKFKNYEWIPKSFEYVNPIDDINADINALNNNMTTLTDVLAKKGIDLEDHFQKVANEKKLMEKYGLIQNIDQKNLN; encoded by the coding sequence ATGGGATTAATACAAAATTTTAGGAAAATGTTCATTAAAGAGCCTGAACAAAAACCAGATATGTTCCAGCGTAACTTTTTTGAGTTTTTAAAAAACCAGCAACTGAACAGCGATTGGCAAGTAATTGTGGATTCCACAGGAGATGGAAACTTTAAATACGATGTTCCAACTCTTAGAGCAAAAGCGAGAGACCTTGAAATTAATAACGCATACGCATCTGCATTTTTTGAGAACATGGAAAAAAATGTAATAGGAAAATCAGGTTTTAATTTGCAACTACGGATTCAAAATGCTGATAGTACACCAGATACATATGCAAACAGTCTGATTGAAAATAGTTTTTTTAAATGGTCAAAAAATTGTACAGTGGATGGTCAAACAAGTTGGGTGGAACTGCAAAATATTATATTAAGATCAATGCTCCGAGATGGTGAAATATTTATTCACATGGTAACCAGCAATGATAATCCATATGGAATGATGCTACAAATAATTGAAGCTGATTATGTGGATTATCAAAAAAATGAAACATTAATTAATGGAAGTTATATCCGTCACGGAATTGAATATAATAGATATCATGCTCCAGTTGCAGTATATGTTTCAATTTTTCCACCAGATGCAAACAGAGAACATTTAAATTGTCCCACTGAATATGTTCGTATTCCTATGGCAAACATGCTCCATATTTTTAAAAAAAATAGAGTATCACAAGGCAGGGGATATAGTTGGATGGCATCTGCTATACATAGACTAAGGATGTTGAACTCAATTGACGAAGCAAGTCTAACCAATATTAGAGTGGCAGCATCTAAGATGGGATTCATAACAAAAGCAGGAGCATCTGTGGCTGAATATACAGGAGCACAAACGGACTTTAACGGTAATTTTGTTAAATCGGTTGAGCCGGGTGAAATTGAAGTGCTCCCAGAGGGTTATAGCTTTGAACAATTTAATCCAGCATTTCCAGATGCAAGTATAGATGCATTTATAAAACATATGTTACGGAGCATTGCAACTGCATTAGGTGTTAGTTACGGTAGTTTAACAATGGATTTGAGTGATTTTAGTTACAGTTCAGGTCGTATCGGTGTGGATTTGGAAAGAGATTCATACAGGAAATTACAGACATTGCTAACTGAAAAGTTTTATAATCCAGTCTTTGAAAGATGGTTAGTTAGTGCACTTGCATCAAATTCATTAAGTCCACTTCCATTTCAAAAATTGGATAAATTTAAAAATTATGAATGGATTCCAAAGAGCTTTGAGTATGTCAACCCAATAGATGATATAAATGCAGATATAAATGCACTGAATAATAATATGACTACACTCACAGATGTATTAGCAAAAAAAGGGATTGATCTTGAAGATCATTTTCAAAAAGTTGCAAATGAAAAAAAATTGATGGAAAAATATGGTCTAATACAAAATATAGACCAAAAAAATTTAAACTGA